The Nitrospira tepida genome includes a window with the following:
- the fmt gene encoding methionyl-tRNA formyltransferase, whose amino-acid sequence MRIVFMGTPEFAVPSLEALLRSEDQVVGVVTQPDRPKGRGQELAAPPVKQLAERSGVPVLQPTKMKDPAFLSALQAWQPDVIAVAAFGRILPPAILSLPPKGCINVHGSLLPKYRGAAPIQWAIINGERETGITTMLMDEGMDTGAMLLQEAIPIEPDDTGGSLGAKLAQVGAKLLIETMRQLKAGQLRPIVQDHGQATLAPILKKEHGLIDWTLAAAALANRVRGLSPWPGAYTFARLNQQIERWNIWEAQASETAGSSGQPGTISKVEKDRLLVATGEGALAITALQPAGGRRMTVAQYLAGHAISPGLVLGPPPAEG is encoded by the coding sequence ATGCGGATCGTCTTCATGGGCACGCCGGAGTTTGCCGTCCCTTCGCTCGAGGCGCTGCTCCGCTCGGAGGATCAGGTGGTCGGGGTCGTGACGCAACCGGACCGGCCCAAGGGACGGGGCCAGGAATTGGCCGCGCCGCCCGTCAAGCAACTGGCTGAGCGGTCCGGCGTTCCCGTGCTGCAACCGACCAAGATGAAGGACCCCGCCTTTCTCTCTGCGCTTCAAGCCTGGCAGCCGGACGTCATCGCCGTGGCGGCGTTCGGGCGGATTCTTCCGCCTGCCATCCTGTCGCTGCCGCCCAAAGGCTGCATCAATGTCCACGGATCGTTGCTCCCCAAGTATCGCGGGGCCGCGCCCATTCAATGGGCCATCATCAATGGCGAGCGGGAGACCGGCATCACGACCATGTTGATGGACGAAGGGATGGATACCGGCGCGATGCTGCTCCAGGAAGCGATTCCGATCGAGCCGGACGACACGGGCGGCTCGCTCGGGGCCAAGCTGGCGCAGGTGGGAGCCAAGCTGCTCATCGAAACCATGCGCCAATTGAAGGCCGGGCAGTTACGGCCGATTGTCCAGGACCACGGTCAGGCGACGCTGGCGCCGATTCTCAAGAAGGAACATGGGCTCATCGACTGGACCCTCGCCGCCGCCGCCTTGGCGAATCGCGTGCGAGGTCTCTCCCCCTGGCCCGGCGCCTACACCTTTGCCCGTTTGAATCAGCAGATAGAGCGATGGAACATCTGGGAGGCCCAGGCTTCCGAGACGGCTGGCTCCTCCGGCCAGCCCGGTACCATCAGCAAGGTGGAGAAGGACCGGTTGCTCGTGGCCACGGGAGAAGGCGCGCTTGCCATCACAGCCCTCCAGCCTGCAGGAGGCCGCCGCATGACTGTCGCTCAGTATCTCGCTGGCCATGCGATCAGCCCCGGCCTCGTCTTGGGGCCTCCTCCGGCAGAGGGATGA
- the rsmB gene encoding 16S rRNA (cytosine(967)-C(5))-methyltransferase RsmB has translation MRSAPASSWGLLRQRDDATIRRPGSSRSLVKRPDQTAQAKSRHRSARTVALDVLGAVEDRRLHAEDELDRASAAASLDQRDRALLLELVYGVLRQRSLLDWRLNRVADRPIERLPPPIRWILRLGAYQILWLTKIPPRAAVHETVELVRGTKLHNRDHWTRFVNAVLRALLRSSDMLLPDPSSDPQINPIKPIEALSVRYSCPPWMVERWITRLGIEGAAALCRQVAAEPPLTLRVNRIRLQQAELLSTFQAAGIAARPTEVSPDGVVVERGGNPAELPLFRKGGFYIEDEAAQLIPRLLGPKPGERILDACAAPGGKTTHLTALMENEGEVIALDRSPSRLRLLRENLLRLGATNVKSFVYDLATLPRADRLHDRPQPEADFPADLLQPFDRILLDAPCSAFGVLRRHPEAKWQKSAESLSDLHRSQLDLLDRTGHLLRPGGVIVYSTCSTEPEETTQVIDRFSEAHPEFVRESVAPELPPVAQSLVNARGEFCSAVNAFNMDGFFAARLRRSS, from the coding sequence ATGCGATCAGCCCCGGCCTCGTCTTGGGGCCTCCTCCGGCAGAGGGATGACGCCACCATCCGCCGGCCCGGTTCGTCACGTTCCCTCGTGAAACGTCCTGACCAAACAGCACAAGCGAAAAGTAGGCACAGGAGCGCACGGACAGTTGCGCTGGATGTGCTCGGCGCGGTGGAGGATCGGCGCCTGCACGCCGAGGACGAGCTCGATCGCGCGAGCGCCGCCGCCTCGTTGGATCAGCGCGACCGGGCACTGCTGTTGGAGCTGGTCTATGGAGTGTTGCGGCAACGGAGCCTGCTCGATTGGCGGCTGAACCGGGTGGCCGATCGTCCCATCGAACGGCTGCCCCCTCCGATCCGGTGGATTCTCAGGCTCGGCGCCTATCAGATCCTGTGGCTGACTAAGATCCCGCCTCGCGCGGCCGTGCATGAGACGGTGGAATTGGTTCGAGGAACCAAGCTCCACAATCGCGACCATTGGACGCGATTCGTCAATGCCGTGCTCCGGGCCTTGTTGCGGTCTTCCGATATGCTGTTGCCCGATCCTTCCTCCGATCCGCAGATCAATCCTATCAAGCCCATCGAGGCGTTGAGTGTCCGCTATTCCTGTCCGCCCTGGATGGTCGAGCGGTGGATCACGCGCTTGGGCATTGAGGGGGCCGCGGCCCTCTGCCGGCAGGTGGCGGCAGAACCCCCGCTAACGCTCCGCGTCAATCGGATCCGGCTCCAACAGGCCGAGCTGCTGTCGACTTTCCAAGCGGCCGGCATCGCGGCTCGGCCGACCGAGGTCAGCCCGGATGGGGTTGTGGTCGAGCGAGGCGGCAATCCTGCCGAGCTTCCTCTGTTCCGGAAGGGAGGATTCTATATTGAGGATGAAGCGGCCCAGTTGATCCCGCGCCTGCTCGGTCCGAAGCCGGGAGAACGGATCCTGGATGCCTGCGCGGCGCCAGGCGGGAAAACCACGCATTTGACGGCGCTGATGGAGAATGAAGGAGAAGTCATCGCGTTGGATCGCAGCCCGTCGCGATTGCGACTCTTGAGGGAGAATCTCCTTCGATTGGGCGCGACCAACGTGAAGTCGTTCGTTTATGACCTCGCGACGTTGCCGCGCGCTGATCGATTACACGATCGACCACAGCCTGAGGCCGACTTCCCGGCGGACCTGCTTCAGCCGTTCGATCGGATTCTGCTCGATGCGCCCTGCAGCGCCTTCGGCGTGTTGCGCCGTCATCCCGAAGCGAAGTGGCAGAAGAGTGCGGAAAGCCTCTCCGACCTGCATCGATCGCAGCTTGATCTCCTGGACAGGACCGGCCATCTCTTGCGGCCCGGCGGCGTGATCGTCTATAGTACCTGCTCGACTGAGCCAGAAGAAACCACCCAGGTGATCGACCGCTTTTCCGAGGCGCATCCGGAGTTTGTGCGAGAGTCGGTGGCGCCGGAGCTTCCTCCCGTTGCCCAGTCTTTAGTCAACGCGCGCGGCGAATTCTGCTCAGCCGTGAACGCATTCAACATGGACGGCTTTTTCGCGGCGCGCCTCCGTCGGTCTTCGTGA
- the rpe gene encoding ribulose-phosphate 3-epimerase — protein sequence MTRSTLKIAPSILSADFARLADEIARVEQGGADWLHVDVMDGHFVPNLTVGPPIVESIRKVTRLPLDVHLMVTNPDDCIGAFAEAGADYLTVHVEACPHLHRTVQFIKERGVKAGVTLNPATSVVTLEEILPDVDLVLVMSVNPGFGGQQFIPGSLDKIKKIRAMLDQARSQALLEVDGGVKVDNAAQVVEAGADVLVAGSAIFCSADYAGTIKAMREAGHAMPDGSRGRSSVSR from the coding sequence ATGACTCGCTCGACTCTCAAGATTGCACCCTCCATCCTTTCAGCGGATTTCGCGCGGTTGGCCGACGAAATCGCCCGCGTCGAACAGGGCGGGGCGGATTGGCTGCACGTCGATGTCATGGACGGGCATTTCGTGCCGAACCTCACGGTGGGGCCGCCGATCGTCGAATCGATCCGCAAGGTGACGCGCCTGCCGCTCGACGTGCATCTAATGGTGACGAATCCGGACGACTGCATCGGCGCCTTTGCCGAGGCCGGCGCGGACTATCTCACGGTGCATGTGGAGGCCTGTCCGCACCTGCACCGGACCGTGCAATTCATCAAGGAGCGCGGGGTCAAGGCCGGCGTCACGTTGAATCCGGCCACATCGGTAGTCACGCTGGAAGAAATCCTTCCCGATGTCGATCTGGTCCTCGTCATGTCGGTCAATCCAGGCTTCGGGGGGCAACAGTTCATTCCCGGCTCGCTGGACAAGATCAAAAAAATCCGCGCGATGCTGGATCAAGCCCGGAGTCAGGCCCTCTTGGAAGTGGACGGGGGTGTCAAGGTGGACAACGCGGCTCAAGTCGTCGAGGCCGGCGCGGACGTGTTGGTGGCGGGCTCCGCCATCTTTTGCAGCGCCGACTATGCGGGCACGATCAAGGCCATGCGCGAGGCGGGCCATGCGATGCCGGACGGGTCTCGTGGACGCAGCTCCGTCTCCAGGTAA
- the pheS gene encoding phenylalanine--tRNA ligase subunit alpha, translating into MDRRALIDSLHPLEGKVLTALAREVQQAQSLEALAAATQLEPSQLSMAVEWLLAKKLIRVESEVVTSQVSLTKIGEQFLQSHSPIERALATLRTASDLGQSYTIQELQAKEQIEPSQMSGVVGTLKKEGAIRIVQGGYVQATGRPSPTAETLRGLLEQLKDGPTDLAAIAEPAQAVLKQYAVRRGNTQEPFRIDERVTREYSLTGEGREAAEALAQVGEIEEVSQLTPEMLKDGSWRHKRFRKYTISLRPPRVAPGKRHPYREFLDLVKLQLVSMGFQEMRGSLVETEFWNMDALYMPQFHPARDIHDVYFVKNPTHASAIEEPFLSRVSAAHRSGGKTGSTGWGYEFNETRARRLVLRSQGTAVSAHCLASRPLIPGKYFSIARCFRYDQVDATHATDFFQIEGIVLGADINFRTLLGLLHLFAREVAQAKESKFLPAYFPFTEPSVELHVRHPKLGWMELGGAGLFRPEVTIPLGVDVPVIAWGLGLDRMAMVALGIHDIRDLFAADLDLIRTTRGKF; encoded by the coding sequence GTGGACCGCAGGGCATTGATCGATAGTCTCCATCCCCTTGAGGGCAAGGTCCTCACGGCCCTGGCTCGGGAGGTGCAGCAAGCCCAGTCCCTGGAGGCCCTCGCCGCAGCGACCCAGCTCGAGCCGTCGCAACTCAGCATGGCGGTGGAATGGCTTCTCGCCAAGAAGCTGATCCGCGTCGAATCGGAAGTCGTCACTTCTCAGGTCTCCCTCACCAAGATCGGTGAACAATTTCTCCAAAGCCACTCCCCGATCGAACGGGCCTTGGCAACCCTACGAACGGCCAGCGATCTGGGGCAGAGCTACACCATTCAGGAACTACAGGCCAAGGAGCAGATCGAGCCGTCGCAGATGAGCGGCGTGGTCGGCACCCTGAAGAAGGAAGGCGCGATCCGGATCGTCCAGGGCGGCTATGTGCAGGCCACCGGCCGCCCGAGCCCTACGGCGGAGACGTTGCGCGGCCTGTTGGAACAGTTGAAGGACGGTCCGACCGATCTGGCGGCGATCGCGGAGCCGGCGCAGGCGGTCCTCAAACAGTACGCGGTTCGACGGGGCAATACGCAGGAACCGTTCCGCATCGACGAGCGGGTGACGCGCGAATACTCGCTCACCGGCGAGGGCCGGGAAGCGGCCGAAGCCTTGGCGCAAGTCGGCGAGATCGAGGAGGTCTCGCAGTTGACGCCGGAGATGCTGAAGGACGGGTCCTGGCGTCACAAACGATTTCGCAAGTACACGATCAGCCTACGGCCGCCGCGAGTGGCGCCCGGCAAGCGGCACCCGTATCGGGAGTTCCTGGACCTGGTGAAGCTGCAACTCGTCAGCATGGGGTTTCAAGAGATGCGGGGCTCGCTGGTCGAGACCGAATTTTGGAACATGGACGCGCTCTACATGCCGCAGTTTCATCCGGCGCGCGACATTCACGACGTGTACTTCGTCAAAAACCCGACCCATGCTTCCGCGATCGAGGAGCCCTTCCTCTCGCGCGTGAGCGCCGCGCACCGATCCGGGGGCAAGACCGGCTCGACCGGCTGGGGCTATGAGTTCAACGAAACCAGGGCGAGGCGATTGGTGCTGCGGAGCCAGGGCACGGCGGTCTCCGCCCATTGTTTGGCGAGCAGGCCGCTCATTCCCGGCAAGTACTTTTCGATCGCCCGCTGCTTTCGCTACGACCAGGTGGATGCGACCCACGCCACGGATTTTTTCCAGATCGAAGGGATCGTGCTCGGAGCCGACATCAATTTCCGAACCCTGCTCGGGCTGCTGCACTTGTTTGCGCGGGAAGTGGCGCAGGCGAAGGAAAGCAAGTTCTTGCCGGCCTATTTTCCCTTTACGGAGCCGTCCGTCGAGCTGCACGTGCGTCATCCCAAGTTGGGCTGGATGGAGTTGGGCGGCGCGGGCTTGTTTCGGCCGGAAGTAACGATTCCGCTCGGCGTGGATGTGCCGGTGATCGCCTGGGGTTTGGGGTTGGACCGGATGGCGATGGTCGCCCTCGGCATTCACGACATTCGCGATTTGTTTGCCGCGGATTTGGATCTGATCCGGACGACCCGGGGTAAATTCTAG